GAACTGGTGGCGCGCCATGGCTCGCGCGGCCTGTCCAGTCTGAAGTACGACCTGGCGGTCTACAACATGTGGCTCAAGGCGGCATCCGAGGGGGCGCTGACCGATCTGGGCCTGAAGCTGGGCCCCGACGTCCTGAAGCTGATGAAGGCCAACTTCCTGCTCGGCTACGGCGTGCCTGGCATCAGCAAACCCGGCTACGGCAACGAGACGCAAGTCGGCATCGACGAGCACACCAACCTGGCCAAGCGCCTGCTGAGCCGCCATGCCGCGTTGTTCGAGCAGGTGGTCGGCACGGCCGCCACCAGCCCTCGGCGTATCGAGGTCGTGACCTCGGGCGTGGACCGTGCCGTGGACAGCGGCGCCTTCTTCGTCAAGGGCATGTTGGCCACGCAGCCCAAGCTGGCCGAGCTGGTCAGCTACCCGGCCGCGCCCGGCCCCTACCCGGTCAGTGCACCGGTGGCGCAGCCGGCCGGCACCGACCGCTTCCTGCTCTATTTCCACAAGCTGGTGGCGGCGACCGATCTGGTAAGCAACGCCTCCGATCCGCTCTACACCACTTACCAGGACAGCCTCGCCTTCCAGAAGTGGCTGAAGGACGCCGACCTGGCGGCCAAGCAGGCGGCCATCCTCGCCGACCCGGCGGCCAAGACGGCCGGCCGCGTCGTGCTGGAGCGCCTGTTCACCAAGGCCTTCGTCGACAAGATCGAGTCCGGCGCCTACAGCTTTGCCAACACCGGCAGCTTCACCTACAGCAGTGCCGATGGCAAGTTCACCAGCACCCTCAGCGGTGACGGCGAAACGCCCATCGGCAATCTGGCCGAGGCGGCCTCGCGCATCTACGAGCTGTATGTGATCGCTCCGGCGATGAAGGCCGAGGCCGGTGTCGACTTCTCGCCCTATATGCCGCTGGAGCAGGCCAAGTACTTTGCCTTCACCCAGGACGCGGCCGACTTCTACAAGATGGGCCCCGGCATCACCGAGAAGGGCAGCGTCACCTGGAAGATGGCCCAGCACCTGGAGGATGACTTCTTCAACCAGGTTGATGCCATCGCCAAGGGCCAGCTGGGCAAGGTCGCCAAGCTGCGCTTCGCCCATGCCGAGATCATCATTCCCTTCGCCTCGAAGATGGGCCTGAAGAACGTGCTGCAGCAGGTGCCGCTGGCCACCATGTACAGCTACGAAAACAACCCCTGGCGTGGTGACTATGTCTCGCCGATGGCGGCGAATATGCAGTGGGACGTGGTGCGCAACGCCAGCGGCACCCTGCTCGTGAAGATGCTCTTCAACGAGAAGGAAACCGACTTCAAGGCCGACTGTGATGGCGCTCGCTATGCCGCCAACAGCCACTTCTACGACTACACGAAGCTGAAGGCCTGCTACGGCCACACGCCGGCGCCCTGAGTCGCAGCGTTTCGCTCCCAAGGAGAATCCAATGAAAGCAAGACTCAGCGCCGCAGCGCTGGCCGCCGCCGTCGCCCAGCTGCTGGCCGGCTGTGCCGCATCGACCGGCCCCTCGGCACAAGACCCGGCCCCCGATCCCAAGCTCGCCAAGATCGGTCAGATCGTCGTCGTCTACATGGAGAACCGCAGCTTCGACCATCTGTTCGGCCTCTATCCCGGCGCCAACGGCCTTGCCCAGGCCCGGGCCGAGGGCCGCACCGTGCAGACCGACAGGGACGGCAAGCCCTATGCCCAGCTGCCGGTGCCCCTGGCCGACAAGAACGGCAAGCCCGATGCGCGGCTGCTGGATCCGATTCCCAACGGCCCGTTTGCACTGGAGCCGCGGGTGGCGCTGAACCAGCCCATGTTCAGCCCCATTCACGCCTATTACGCCAACCAGCGCCAGATCAATGGCGGGCGCAACGACCGCTTCGTCGCCGAGGGCAATAGCGGCGGCCTGCTGATGGGCTATTACGACGGCAGCCAGATGGGTTTGTGGAAGCTGGCCCAGCGCTTCACCCTGGCCGACAACTTCTTTCAATCGGCCTTTGGTGGCTCCTTCCTGAACCACTTCTGGCTGGTCTGCGCCTGCACGCCGGTGTTCCCCGACGCCCCGGCCACTATCAAGGCAGTGGACGAGGCCGGCAATGTGCCGGGCAGCCACGAGGAGGCCTATGTCACGACCGACGGTCATGCGGTCAACACGATGCAGGGCAGCTGGCTCTACGACCCGACGAAGAAGCAGGCACTGCTGCCGCCGCAAAGCCTGCCGACGATAGGCGACCGGCTGAGCGACAAGGGCATTGCCTGGGCCTATTACGCCCAGGACTATCAGCGCGCGGTGGCGGCCACGGCGGCGGGCAAGGGACTGTCGAGCTTCTCCTACCACCACCAGCCCTTCACCTTCTTCAAGCGCTTCATCGACAGCCCGGCGCAGCGCGCCACCCATCTGAAGGACCGCGAGGATTTCATCGCCGACGCCCGCGCCGGTCGCCTGCCACCGGTGTCGTTCTACAAGCCGACCGGCGGCAAGAACATGCACCCGGGCCGTGGCAATGTCGCCGATGGCGACGCCGAGGCAGTGGCCATCGTGCAGGAGGTGATGAACGGCCCGCAGTGGAAGAACACCGTCGTCATCGTCACCACCGACGAGAACGGCGGCTTCTGGGACCACGCCGCGCCGCCCAAGGGCGACCGCTGGGGCCCGGGCTCGCGTATCCCGGCGCTGGTGGTCTCGCCGTTCAGCGAGGGCGGCCACGTCGATCACACCCCGTACGAAACCGTGTCCATCCTGCGGCTGATCGAGGAGCGCTTCGGACTCAAGCCTCTGAGCAACCGGGATGCCAAGGCCACCAGCCTGGCACGCGCACTGAAGCTGTAAGCACACTGCAACCATACTGAGAAAGAACGAGACAAATGCAAACCCATCAAAAACTCACCGTGGCCCTGGCCGCCCTGCTGGCTCTTGGTGCCGCCCAGGCCCAGGTCAGCCTCGGCGGCCGCATCGACCAGAGTGTCGTTAAGAGCTCGCCTGGCGTCTGGCAGCTGACCCACGGCTCGGCCAACCGCATCATCTTCAAGGCCGAGGACGATCTTGGCGACGGCATGAAGGCTTACAGCTATCTGCAGCATCGCTTCCTGGGCGACACCGGGGCGCAGCGCTCGGGCCCGTTCTGGTACTACTCCTATGTCGGCATCAAGGGCCGCTTCGGCGACATCCGCCTGGGCCACCAGAAGTCGCCGCTGGACGACGCCACCGGCAGCGACTACGAGGTCTGGGACGGCGACACCGTTGCCTCCAGCTACTCGCGCATTGCTGGCGGTCAGAAGATCTGGGACAACGCCGTCAACTACACCTCGCCCGTGCTGGCCGGCTTCAGCATCAATGTCGGTGTGTCGCCCAGCGAAGGCGTGGCCAAGACCGTGCGCGGCCAGGGCTTCTCGCTGATCTACGAGATGGGCGGCCTCAGCGCCAGCCTGTCCACGCAGCGCAGCCCGACCAATGTGCAGACCCATGGCATCGGCGGCCGCTACACCTTCGACAAGTTCCGCCTGTTCGGCACCTGGGCCAGCTCCACCCGCGTGGGTGGCAACAAGAAGCAGACCGATCTGCAGTTCAGCGCCGGCTACCAGGTCACGCCCGAGGGCGAGGCCCGGGTGCTCTACAACAGCAGCAAGCTGGTCAATGTGAAGACCGAGGTCTATGGCCTGGGCTACTTCCACTTCCTCAGCAAACGCACCGCGGTGTACGCCTCGCTGTCCGACACCCGGGCCGACAACGCCGCCACGGTCAACGCCTACCAGCTGGGCGTGCGGCACTCGTTCTGATCGTTCCGACACCGGCGGCGGGCGCAGCAGTGCTCGCCGTCGTCCGACCCTCTGTTGTACCGCCCCCGCCATGAGACTTTCCGATATCCCTTCAGGCCGCCGCCACGACCTGGCCTGCCTCGGCCGCCTGGCCGTGGACCTCTATGCCCAGCAGCTGGGCAGCCGGCTCGAAGACGTGAGCAGCTTCGCCAAATACCTGGGCGGCTCCTCGGCCAATATCGCCTTCGGCGCGGCGCGGCTGGGGCTGCGCGCGGCGATGATCTCGCGCGTCGGCGACGAGCAGATGGGCCGCTTCCTGACCGAGACGCTGCAGCGAGAGGGCTGCGACACCTCGCAACTGCAGATCGATCCGCAGCGCCTGACCGCGCTGGTGCTGCTGGGCCTGAAGGACCGCGACACCTTCCCGCTGCTGTTCTACCGTGAGAACTGCGCAGACATGGCGCTGGCTGCCGACGCCATCAGCGAAGACTTCATCGCCAGCTGCCGTGCGCTGCTGATCACCGGCACCCACCTGAGCACGCCCACCGTGCTGGCCGCCTCGGAGCGGGCTCTGGGCTTTGCCCAGCGCCATGGTGTGCTGCGCGTGCTCGACATCGACTACCGCCCGGTGCTGTGGGGGCTGACGGCCCGCGGCGAGGGCGCCAACCGCTTCGTCGCCGATGCAGCCGTGACCACGCGGCTGCAGGCGGTGCTGCCGCAGTTCGATCTGCTGATAGGCACCGAGGAGGAGTTCCTGATTGCCGGTGGCGTGCCCGGCGATCTGCTGGCCTCGCTGCGGGCGGTGCGGGCCGTCACCCAGGCGGCGCTGGTCGTCAAGCTCGGTGCAGCCGGCTGCTGCTTCATTGACGGCGAGATCCCGGCGCGCCTGACCGACGCCGTCACCGTGCGCGGTGAGCGCATAGCGGTCATGAATGTGCTGGGCGCCGGCGACGCCTTCGCCGCCGGCCTGATGACGGGCCTGCTGCGCGGCCAGGGCTTCGAGCAGGCCGCGCGCCTGGCCAATGCCTGCGGCGCCATCGTCGTCTCGCGTCATGGCTGCGCGCCGGCCATGCCGACGCCGGCCGAGCTGGAGCACTGGTTCAGCGGCCAGCGGCTGCCGCGGGTCGATGCCGACGTGCAGCTGGCCCATCTGCACCGCACGACCGCGGCGCGCAAGGCCTGGCCCCAGCTCTGCGTGCTGGCCTTCGACCACCGCAGCCAGTTCTTCGAGCTGGCGCGCCAGGCCGGCGCCGACCCGGCGCGCCTGCCGGCACTGAAGCAGCTGCTGGTGCGCGCGGCCGAGCGCATCGAGACCAGCCACCGCCTGCAAGGCCAGGTCGGCGTGCTGATCGACGATGTCTATGGCGAGGACGCCTTGGCCTCGGCCACCGGTCGCGGCTGGTGGGTGGGCCGGCCCGTCGAGCTGCCCGGTTCGCGGCCGCTGCGCTTCGAGCATGGTGCCTCGCTGGCCACGCGCCTGCAGCAATGGCCGGCCGAGCAGGTCGTCAAGTGCCTGGTGCACTACCACCCAGACGACGCGACCGACCTGAGGCTTGAGCAGGAGCAGCAGCTGCGCCAGGTCTGGGACGCGACACGGGCCAGCGGCCATGAGCTGCTGCTGGAGCTGATCTCTCCGCCGGCCGTGACGCCGCCCGGCACCGCCGACACGGCCGTGCTGCGCAGCGTCAAGCGTCTCTACAACCTCGGCTTCAAGCCCGAGTGGTGGAAGCTGGCGCCCATGACGGCGGCCGGCTGGGAGGCCCTGGCCGCGCTGATCGCCGAGCGCGATCCGCAATGCCGCGGCGCCGTGATACTGGGCCTGAACAAACCGCTGGCCGAGCTCGCCGAGGGCTTTGGCCGGGCCCGCCATCCCATCGTCAAGGGCTTCATGGTCGGCCGCACGCTGTGGGCCGGGCCGGCGCTGGCCTGGCTGCGCGGCGAGTTGGATGACGAGGGCCTGGTGCGCCAGGTTTGCGGCAACTTCGCCACCCTGGTCGAGGCCTGGCGCGACGCTCGTGCGGAGGTGGCAGCATGAGCAGCAAGACGGTACGCCTGACGATGAGCCAGGCGCTGGTGCGCCACCTGGCCGCGCTGCGCATCGAGCTGGCCGATGGTTCGGTGCAGCCCTATGTGGGCGGTGTGTTCTCGATCTTCGGTCACGGCAATGTGGCCGGCCTGGGCGAGGCCCTGTGGGCCGAGCGCGAGGCGCTGCCGACCTACCGCGCGCACAACGAGCAGGGCATGGCCCATGCGGCGATTGCCTACGCCAAGGCGCAGCACCGCCAGCGCATCATGGCCGTCACCAGCTCGATCGGCCCCGGTGCCACCAATATGGTCACGGCCGCCGCGTTGGCCCACGTCAACCGGTTGCCGCTGCTGCTGCTCCCCGGTGACGTGTTCGCCACGCGCGCACCCGACCCGGTGCTGCAGCAGATCGAGGATTTTCATCACGGCGATCTGTCGGCCAACGACTGCTTCCGCCCGGTGACCCGCTACTTCGACCGGCTGATGCGGCCCGAGCAGCTGCTGACGGCGCTGCCGCGGGCGATCCAGGTGATGACTGACCCCGCGCTGTGCGGCCCGGTCTGCCTGGCCCTGCCGCAGGACGTGCAGGCCATGGCCTTCGACTGCCCGGACGACTTTCTGCAGCCGGCCCTGCTGCGCCTGCGCCGCCCCATGGCCGACGCTCGCGAGCTGCAGCGCGCGGTCGAGCAGCTGCGTGCCGCCCGCCGGCCGCTGATCATCGCCGGTGGCGGCGTGCTCTACAGTCAGGCCTGGGAGGCGCTGCGGCAGTTTGCCGAGCGCCACGGCATTCCGGTCGTCGAGACCCAGGCCGGCAAGAGCAGCCTGCCCTGGGACCATGGCCTGAACCTGGGCGCCATCGGCGTCAGCGGTGCGCCGTCCGCCAACGAGCTGGCCTGCACCGCCGATCTGGTGCTGGCCGTGGGCACGCGGCTGCAGGACTTCACCACCGGCTCGCATGCGCTGTTCAGCCAGGCCGCGCTGCTGAGCCTGAATGTGCAGGCGCTGGACGCCGCCAAGTGGAACGGTCAGGCCCTGGTGGCCGATGCCCGCGAGGGCCTGCTGCAGCTCGACGCCGCCCTGCGCGACTGGCAGGCGGTGCCGGCCTGGACCGCGCACGCGCAGCGCCTGGCCGAGATCTGGCGACGGCGCGTCACCGAGCTGACCCTGGCCGAGCCGCAGCGCCAGCTGCCCTATGACGCCGAGGTGATAGGCGCGGTGCGCGACTCGACGCCGGACTCGCCGGCGCACGATGTCGTCGTCTGCGCGGCGGGCACCCTGCCGGCCGAGCTGCACAAGCTGTGGCGCGCCGGCGCACCGGCCAGCTACCACGTCGAGTACGGCTACTCCTGCATGGGCTACGAGATCGCCGGCGGCCTGGGCGTGAAGATGGCCCTGCCCGAGCGCGAGGTCATCGTCATGGTTGGCGACGGCTCCTATCTGATGATGAACTCGGAGATCGCCACCTCGGTGATGCTGGGCCACAAGCTGATCATCGTCGTGCTGGACAACCGCGGCTACGGCTGCATCCACCGGCTGCAGCGTGCCAGCGGCGGACCACGCTTCAACAATATGCTGGACGACTGCGTGCCCGAGGGCGGCACCCTGCCCCAAGTCGACTTCGCCGCCCATGCGGCCAGCCTGGGCGCCGAGGCCTGCCATGTGGCCGATCTGGCCGAGCTGCGCGAGGCCCTTGTCCGCGCCCGCGCCGCCAGCCACACCCAGGTCATCGTCATCGACACCACCGCCGAGCGCACCACCCCTGATGGCGGCTGCTGGTGGGAGGTGGCCATTCCCGAAGTCTCGACCCGCGTCGAGGTGCGCGAGGCGCAGATTCTTTACCGCGCCCAGAAGGCGCAGCAGCGACCGTGATGATGATGAAAGAGCAGCAGAAGATGAAACCCTGGAACGTCCGCATCGGCATCAACCCGATCTCCTGGAGCAATGACGACCTGCCGGCGCTGGGCGGCGAAACCTCGCTGGACACGGCGCTGAGCGAGGGCGCCGAGATCGGCTATCAGGGCTTCGAGCTCGGCAATAAGTTTCCGCGCGAGCCCGAGGCGCTGAAGGCCAAGCTGGCCGAGTACGGCGTGGCCTGCGTGTCGGGCTGGTACTCGGGCCGACTCGCCGAGGGCGGGCTGGAGGAGGAGATCGCGCGCTGCCATGAGCACATGGCCAAGCTGCAGCACAACGGCTGCAAGGTGGCGGTCTATGGCGAGGTGGCGGGCTCCATCCAAGGGGCTATGGACGTGCCGCTGGCCCAGCGCCCGCGCTTCGCCGACGACGCACAGTGGCAGGCCTATGGCCAGCGCCTGAGCAGCTTCGGCGAGCACCTGCAGGCCCGTTACGGCCTGACCCTGGCCTACCACCACCATATGGGCGCCTATGTCGAATCGCCCGAGGACGTGGACCGCCTGATGGCCGTGACCGGCCCCACCGTGGGCCTGCTGTTCGACACCGGCCATGCCTACTACGGCGGCGCGCAGGACCCGGTGGTGCTGCTGAAGAAGCATCTGTCACGCGTCGTCCATGTGCATTGCAAGGACGTGCGGGCCCAGGTGGTGGCGCTGGCTCGCAACGACGGCTGGTCCTTCCTGGACGGCGTGCTGAACGGCACCTTCACCGTGCCCGGCGATGGCGTGATCGACTTCGAGCGCGTGCTGCGCACCCTGCACGGCGGCGGCTACGAGGGCTGGCTGGTCGTCGAGGCCGAGCAGGACCCGGCCGTGGCGCCGAGCTTCGAGTACGCGGCCAAGGGTTATCAGACCCTGGCCCGTCTGGTGGCACAGATCAACCCGGCCTGACGGCGATGCGCGGGCAGGCGGCATTTCTCATCGCGTGGCTGCTGGCCGGTGCGGCGGCGCTGGCTCAACCGGTCGCGCCGACGGCGCAGGAGCTGCGCCCGGTGCTGCAGCACCATGCCGCCCTGGTCCATGCCACCTATGCCGACACGCTGACCCTGGCCCGCCGCCTGCAGCAGGCGGTGCGGCGCTTCACGCAGGCGCCCTCGGCCGCGGCCTTGGCCGGCGCCCGCCAGGCCTGGCTGCAGGCGCGCGAGCGCTATGCGCTGACCGAGGCCTTCCGCTTCCACGGCGGCCCCATCGATGGCGACGACGGCCCAGAGCCCCGGCTCAACGCCTGGCCGGTCGACGAGACCTATATCGATGCGCTGATCGCCCGGTGCCGGCAGCCCATCAGCAAACGCACACTGAGCGCGCTGAACACCCGCGACGGCGAGGAGAACGTGGCCACCGGCTGGCATGCGATCGAGTACCTGCTGTGGGGGCAGGACCTCAGCGCCGAGGGCCCCGGCGACCGGCCGCATACCGACTACGTCGATGGCCGGGCCACCAACGCCGACCGGCGCCGCCTGTACCTCGCCACCGTCACCGCCCTGCTGGTCGACGACCTGGCCTGGCTGGAGCAGGCCTGGGCACCGGCCCGCGCCAACTACCGCCGGCGTTTCGAGCGGGGCGATCAGGAGTCCCTGCGCGGCCTCATCGTCGGCCTCGGTTCGCTGTCGCGCGCCGAGCTGGCCGGCGAGCGGCTGGAGGTGGCGCTGGCCAGCCGCGACCAGGAGGACGAGCAGTCCTGCTTCTCCGACAGCACGCACCGCGACATCGTCGGCGACGCGCTGGGCATACAGAACGCCTGGCTGGGACGCTATGCCGGGCTCGACGACAGGCAGCTCAAGCAGGGGCCGGCGCTGCGCGATCTGGTGGCTGCCCGCGATCCGGCCCTGGCCGAACGCCTGACGGCACAGATGGCCGAGTCGCTGCAGGCGGCCGAGGCGATCGAGCCGCCGTTCGACCGCGAGATCCTCGGCGGCAGCGATGCGCCTGGGCGGCAACGCATCAAGCGCGTCATCGATGCACTGCTGCGCCAGTCGAGCTCGCTGGTCGAAGCCGCGCGGGCGCTGGGCATACAGAAGCTCAACTGGGTGCGCAAGCCATGAGGGCCGGCATCGCGTTGTTGCTGGTCGCCACGCTGGCCGGCGCGGCGCTGGGCCAGGCGGCGAGCGATGACCAGCAGCGCCCCGGCGGCGCCACCACGGTGGAGGTCAATGGCCGGCGCGCGTTCTCGCTGGCCGCCGCCAATCTGACGGCCGAGGAGCAGACGCGCTTTGCCGTCGGCAACTCCTTCTTCCGCCGCAACTGGGTCGCGGCGCCGGCCTCCACCGGCGCACGCGATGGCCTGGGGCCGCTGTTCAACGCGCGCTCCTGCAGCGGCTGCCATGTCAACGACGGCCGCGCCGCGCCGGGCGAGGCCGGCCTGCTGCTGCGCCTGTCGGTGCCGGGCCGCGACGCCCACGGCGGCCCGCTGCCCGAGCCGCGCTATGGCGCGCAGCTGGCCACGCAGGCCATTCCGGGCGTGCCGGTCGAAGGGCGCCTTCAGATGACCGAGCAGGCGCTGCACGGCCGCTACACCGACGGCACGCGCTACACGCTGCAAAGTCCCCGCTACCGCCTGGCCGCGCTGCGCCACGGGCCGCTGGACCGCCAGGCACTGCTGGGCCCGCGCATCGCGCCGCAGCTGATCGGCCTGGGCCTGCTGGAGGCTATTGCCGAGGCCGACATCGAGGCCAATGCCGCGGCCCAGGCCGCGCGTGGTGACGCCATCCGCGGCCAGGCCAACCGGGTCTGGGACGCGCCCAGCGGGCAGCAGCGCATCGGCCGCTTCGGCTGGAAGGCCAACGTCGCCTCCCTGGCCCACCAGACCGCCGCGGCCTTTGCCGGCGATATGGGCATCACGTCCCGCCTGTTCCCGCTGACCGATTGCACGGCGGCCCAGCGCGAGTGCCTGGCCGCGCCCAGCGGCGGCGCGCCGGAGATCGAGGACGACGTGCTGGCCGAGGTGGTGTTCTACGCCGCCACGCTGGCACCACCGCTGCGCCGCGATGGGGGCGATGCCGAGGTGCAACGTGGCCAGCAGCTGTTCCAGCAGGCGCAGTGCGCGGTCTGCCACCGGCCCAGCTATGTCACCGCGCAGCCACCGTTCCCGCGTCTGAGCAGCCCGGCCCTGGCCGGCCAGGCCATTCATCCCTACACCGACCTGCTGCTGCATGACATGGGCGAGGGCCTGGCCGATGGCCGGCCCGACTTCCTGGCCAGCGGCCGGCAATGGAAGACGCCGCCGCTGTGGGGCCTGGGCCTGATCCATGGCGTCAACGGCCACCAGCGCCTGCTGCATGACGGCCGCGCGCGCGGCGTGCTGGAGGCCGTGCTGTGGCATGGCGGCGAGGCCGATGCCAGCCGCAAGCAGGTGCTGGCGATGAGCCGCGCCGAGCGGCAGGCCCTCATCCGTTTCGTGGAGTCGCTGTGATGCGCCGCCTCGTCGGCTGCTTGATCCTGCTGTTTGCGGGCACTGTTGCCCGAGCAGCCGATCCGCTTCCCTACGCGGCCTACGCCGCCTTCGTGCGCCAGCTGCACCAGCACTGGTATGTGCCGCGCAGCGCCGAGTTCGCCGAGCAGAGCCGACGTCTGGCCGCGGTGCTGCAGGGCGACTGCGCCGACACCGCCGCGCTGCGTGCGCAATGGCTGCAGACGGTGGCCAGCTGGGAGCGCTTCTCGGCGGTGCGCGGTGGCGCCCTGCTGGCACGTCGCTCGCCGCGCGAGATCGACTTCATGCCGACCCGGCCCGAGGCGATTGCCAAGGCGATACGACGTGCGCCTGCGGATGCCGCGGCGATGGACCAGATCGGCTCGCCGGCCAAGGGCCTGCCGGCGCTGGAGTGGCTGCTGTGGTCCGGCGCGACGCCCCTCGATGCGGCGGGCTGCCGCTATGCACAGCTGGCTGCCGCGGCCGTGGCCGCCGAGGCGCAGCTGCTGCAGCGGGCCTACGAGCT
This portion of the Paucibacter sediminis genome encodes:
- a CDS encoding histidine-type phosphatase; this encodes MTTTAILSRLWVAAALTAGLAACGGGDDTSTQTPPPPAPPPAPTNFYYQTKTPYAPQQDAASYEAPPSGFSTVFTELVARHGSRGLSSLKYDLAVYNMWLKAASEGALTDLGLKLGPDVLKLMKANFLLGYGVPGISKPGYGNETQVGIDEHTNLAKRLLSRHAALFEQVVGTAATSPRRIEVVTSGVDRAVDSGAFFVKGMLATQPKLAELVSYPAAPGPYPVSAPVAQPAGTDRFLLYFHKLVAATDLVSNASDPLYTTYQDSLAFQKWLKDADLAAKQAAILADPAAKTAGRVVLERLFTKAFVDKIESGAYSFANTGSFTYSSADGKFTSTLSGDGETPIGNLAEAASRIYELYVIAPAMKAEAGVDFSPYMPLEQAKYFAFTQDAADFYKMGPGITEKGSVTWKMAQHLEDDFFNQVDAIAKGQLGKVAKLRFAHAEIIIPFASKMGLKNVLQQVPLATMYSYENNPWRGDYVSPMAANMQWDVVRNASGTLLVKMLFNEKETDFKADCDGARYAANSHFYDYTKLKACYGHTPAP
- the iolD gene encoding 3D-(3,5/4)-trihydroxycyclohexane-1,2-dione acylhydrolase (decyclizing); the encoded protein is MSSKTVRLTMSQALVRHLAALRIELADGSVQPYVGGVFSIFGHGNVAGLGEALWAEREALPTYRAHNEQGMAHAAIAYAKAQHRQRIMAVTSSIGPGATNMVTAAALAHVNRLPLLLLPGDVFATRAPDPVLQQIEDFHHGDLSANDCFRPVTRYFDRLMRPEQLLTALPRAIQVMTDPALCGPVCLALPQDVQAMAFDCPDDFLQPALLRLRRPMADARELQRAVEQLRAARRPLIIAGGGVLYSQAWEALRQFAERHGIPVVETQAGKSSLPWDHGLNLGAIGVSGAPSANELACTADLVLAVGTRLQDFTTGSHALFSQAALLSLNVQALDAAKWNGQALVADAREGLLQLDAALRDWQAVPAWTAHAQRLAEIWRRRVTELTLAEPQRQLPYDAEVIGAVRDSTPDSPAHDVVVCAAGTLPAELHKLWRAGAPASYHVEYGYSCMGYEIAGGLGVKMALPEREVIVMVGDGSYLMMNSEIATSVMLGHKLIIVVLDNRGYGCIHRLQRASGGPRFNNMLDDCVPEGGTLPQVDFAAHAASLGAEACHVADLAELREALVRARAASHTQVIVIDTTAERTTPDGGCWWEVAIPEVSTRVEVREAQILYRAQKAQQRP
- a CDS encoding imelysin family protein, with protein sequence MRGQAAFLIAWLLAGAAALAQPVAPTAQELRPVLQHHAALVHATYADTLTLARRLQQAVRRFTQAPSAAALAGARQAWLQARERYALTEAFRFHGGPIDGDDGPEPRLNAWPVDETYIDALIARCRQPISKRTLSALNTRDGEENVATGWHAIEYLLWGQDLSAEGPGDRPHTDYVDGRATNADRRRLYLATVTALLVDDLAWLEQAWAPARANYRRRFERGDQESLRGLIVGLGSLSRAELAGERLEVALASRDQEDEQSCFSDSTHRDIVGDALGIQNAWLGRYAGLDDRQLKQGPALRDLVAARDPALAERLTAQMAESLQAAEAIEPPFDREILGGSDAPGRQRIKRVIDALLRQSSSLVEAARALGIQKLNWVRKP
- a CDS encoding porin; this translates as MQTHQKLTVALAALLALGAAQAQVSLGGRIDQSVVKSSPGVWQLTHGSANRIIFKAEDDLGDGMKAYSYLQHRFLGDTGAQRSGPFWYYSYVGIKGRFGDIRLGHQKSPLDDATGSDYEVWDGDTVASSYSRIAGGQKIWDNAVNYTSPVLAGFSINVGVSPSEGVAKTVRGQGFSLIYEMGGLSASLSTQRSPTNVQTHGIGGRYTFDKFRLFGTWASSTRVGGNKKQTDLQFSAGYQVTPEGEARVLYNSSKLVNVKTEVYGLGYFHFLSKRTAVYASLSDTRADNAATVNAYQLGVRHSF
- a CDS encoding di-heme oxidoredictase family protein, with amino-acid sequence MRAGIALLLVATLAGAALGQAASDDQQRPGGATTVEVNGRRAFSLAAANLTAEEQTRFAVGNSFFRRNWVAAPASTGARDGLGPLFNARSCSGCHVNDGRAAPGEAGLLLRLSVPGRDAHGGPLPEPRYGAQLATQAIPGVPVEGRLQMTEQALHGRYTDGTRYTLQSPRYRLAALRHGPLDRQALLGPRIAPQLIGLGLLEAIAEADIEANAAAQAARGDAIRGQANRVWDAPSGQQRIGRFGWKANVASLAHQTAAAFAGDMGITSRLFPLTDCTAAQRECLAAPSGGAPEIEDDVLAEVVFYAATLAPPLRRDGGDAEVQRGQQLFQQAQCAVCHRPSYVTAQPPFPRLSSPALAGQAIHPYTDLLLHDMGEGLADGRPDFLASGRQWKTPPLWGLGLIHGVNGHQRLLHDGRARGVLEAVLWHGGEADASRKQVLAMSRAERQALIRFVESL
- a CDS encoding bifunctional 5-dehydro-2-deoxygluconokinase/5-dehydro-2-deoxyphosphogluconate aldolase, giving the protein MRLSDIPSGRRHDLACLGRLAVDLYAQQLGSRLEDVSSFAKYLGGSSANIAFGAARLGLRAAMISRVGDEQMGRFLTETLQREGCDTSQLQIDPQRLTALVLLGLKDRDTFPLLFYRENCADMALAADAISEDFIASCRALLITGTHLSTPTVLAASERALGFAQRHGVLRVLDIDYRPVLWGLTARGEGANRFVADAAVTTRLQAVLPQFDLLIGTEEEFLIAGGVPGDLLASLRAVRAVTQAALVVKLGAAGCCFIDGEIPARLTDAVTVRGERIAVMNVLGAGDAFAAGLMTGLLRGQGFEQAARLANACGAIVVSRHGCAPAMPTPAELEHWFSGQRLPRVDADVQLAHLHRTTAARKAWPQLCVLAFDHRSQFFELARQAGADPARLPALKQLLVRAAERIETSHRLQGQVGVLIDDVYGEDALASATGRGWWVGRPVELPGSRPLRFEHGASLATRLQQWPAEQVVKCLVHYHPDDATDLRLEQEQQLRQVWDATRASGHELLLELISPPAVTPPGTADTAVLRSVKRLYNLGFKPEWWKLAPMTAAGWEALAALIAERDPQCRGAVILGLNKPLAELAEGFGRARHPIVKGFMVGRTLWAGPALAWLRGELDDEGLVRQVCGNFATLVEAWRDARAEVAA
- the iolE gene encoding myo-inosose-2 dehydratase, coding for MKEQQKMKPWNVRIGINPISWSNDDLPALGGETSLDTALSEGAEIGYQGFELGNKFPREPEALKAKLAEYGVACVSGWYSGRLAEGGLEEEIARCHEHMAKLQHNGCKVAVYGEVAGSIQGAMDVPLAQRPRFADDAQWQAYGQRLSSFGEHLQARYGLTLAYHHHMGAYVESPEDVDRLMAVTGPTVGLLFDTGHAYYGGAQDPVVLLKKHLSRVVHVHCKDVRAQVVALARNDGWSFLDGVLNGTFTVPGDGVIDFERVLRTLHGGGYEGWLVVEAEQDPAVAPSFEYAAKGYQTLARLVAQINPA
- the acpA gene encoding acid phosphatase, whose protein sequence is MKARLSAAALAAAVAQLLAGCAASTGPSAQDPAPDPKLAKIGQIVVVYMENRSFDHLFGLYPGANGLAQARAEGRTVQTDRDGKPYAQLPVPLADKNGKPDARLLDPIPNGPFALEPRVALNQPMFSPIHAYYANQRQINGGRNDRFVAEGNSGGLLMGYYDGSQMGLWKLAQRFTLADNFFQSAFGGSFLNHFWLVCACTPVFPDAPATIKAVDEAGNVPGSHEEAYVTTDGHAVNTMQGSWLYDPTKKQALLPPQSLPTIGDRLSDKGIAWAYYAQDYQRAVAATAAGKGLSSFSYHHQPFTFFKRFIDSPAQRATHLKDREDFIADARAGRLPPVSFYKPTGGKNMHPGRGNVADGDAEAVAIVQEVMNGPQWKNTVVIVTTDENGGFWDHAAPPKGDRWGPGSRIPALVVSPFSEGGHVDHTPYETVSILRLIEERFGLKPLSNRDAKATSLARALKL